The genomic DNA TAGCTTTCTGATAAATGGCCCTCTGTGCTTCAGTTGTTGTGACACAGAgggcaaaatgaaaaaaaaaagccaggaaaaagaagaagagcgagGAAGAGAATGGTGGGAAGATGACAAGATATGGTGTTTGTCTGATCCTTGAGAGGGGAGAGGTTTCATTACCTGAGGGACTTCAGCAGGGATGTCTCCGCGgcggtgtgtttttttctcactgctTGTCAGACTTGTGCCGGTGCTACATAcacttctgtgtttttagtcaCTCAGGGATTTCAGTGGCACCAGCAGGAGCCAGACAGCCCAAGAATCAGCTGTGATGGATGGCTTTGTCTGTCCTAAAGGATGGAGGGGTCACCAAGGTTCACAACAGTGATGGAGACACTTCCCGGCTTGGCCTCCATGACTTCTTTAATTAACCTCTGTGGGAGGACCAGTCTCTTCCTTTAGAGGTAATCACAGCCTGGAAAGTCCCTTCATTAAGACTTATCTGACCTCTGTGTGTCCACTAGTGTGCACAGTCTCTTTCCTTACATCCTCTAGCTCCCGTTCAATGCAGTAATGGCACTACACGGGGAGAGAGACAACAGCAGTGAGAAACTACAGGATATTTAAAAATCTAGCCCTTCAGAGTTTCCTTTCCTGGAACCTCTTCCGTGTTCACACAcctcaagactttttttttttggtttctgttcatctctctctcattctcccaGTTAGGTTTCGTTTGATTTTACAGCGAGGCAACCTCACTGATCCCACCGAGAGACAACGGCAGCTTAATGGCCAAAATTAGGCAAGGCACCTCTTGAGCCTTTGTAGCTTACTTCTTCTcatctctcattttctccttgCTGCTCTTACTGTAAACCTTGTGGACCTCATTATATATAAACAGACGAAGAAGCATggacagaaattaaaaaaaaaaaaaaattatcctATTTTTCACATTAGACTTCTAAGGGACAAACAGGCCTCGGTACTCCTTAGGGGAAGCGAACCCCTCTGAGTGATGCCCCAGAACAAGCAGATCAAACGCCTCTCCTCTGGATCTTCGCCTTTTCTTCCTATCTCTATTTTGGTTGCCTTCTTTCATGTTGGGGAACAGTGGCTTAAGTGGCTCTATTGGAGCTCTCTGATGGGCTCTCAAATGAAGCCTGTGTGAGCTTGGGAAATAAATTGGTTTGTTCTAAAAAGGCTGTGTCGCCCCGTGGTGCCCCCTGCTGTTCGCTCTCTGCAAACTCGCTGTGTCCAAAaagggggggtgtgggggggtaGTGTGTGTGGGTCAGGCGAAACAAAGTACACAAGGCTGGTAGGGAAGaggtcaagaaaaaaaaaaagtgggggaaggaggagaaggggacaGGATGAGTCATACCACTTGCTTTGTCAgagcatttacatttcattttcagccgATGAGAGTTTTCTACGTGCAAAATGAACActctacatttaatttattcacaGTGAAAGGAGGGGAGTAAAGAGATACACATGCATGGACCCACAACTCCCCCATGTGGACATCCTGCAAAAAAACACCTTTGCCTCCTGCTTTAATGAACTGACTTTTTGTTCAGCACACACAGCCATCAAAGCCCCAATAAATATTCCGACTTATGACCATTCAACCAACTAATAAAGCTGCAATGCTGAACCTTTTTGTAATctgttttttcagtgtctggTTCTCTGCATTATTTCTGTTGCATATGTGCCCAATGCAGAATGCAtcagttttggttttgttcttgCTTCAACAATCCACCTctgaattattcatattttctgtaaGATCCCTGTTTGTCTGCATCTTCTTCATTCACATGCAGCCTGGCAGGGTCCTTGGCTTTTCTGTTTATCTTATCTGAAGGGTTACCGTGGTTGCTGTGTGTGGCAGTGATGTGTGTGGTCGTTGCACCCGTAGCCACAGATCTGTGGTGTTTGTACCCGGTTGGAAACTGATCTCAGTCACTAAaacaggaggacacacacacacttttacacacacgtatatttttgcatgtgtttgtcctGCACACATTTTCATCTTGTTGCTGAATGGTCAGCATTTTGAGTGTGAAAGCAAACGTGTTAATTATTCCATGCTAATGAAAGCTAATATAtccattttctcttctctctggcAGACTGAGAGCTGCCACATCACATTGCAACAAGTGtcctttaaactttaatgaaATTTACATAAATACTGTGTTTGAAATTTTACCATCTGGTCTTTGGCTTTAAGTCTTTAAAGTTTACAACTCACAGCAGTGACTAAAGAGCCTATAATAGTTTTGTTGCTGTACTGGCGctgttgattgttgtttttcccaCATGATGAATAATAAAGCGCATATGGACCTTATGCATCGTGCCATCATGTTGATTCGTTCTGCAGCAGAATAGAAATGAGACAACAAGTCAGCACAGTGTTCCAGTAAACCAGACTTCCTCATAGACCACACACCCTGGACatgtcgccagttcatcacaggggccgacacacagaaacaatcaaccattcacattcacacctagaGTCATAAATTAATCTGTTAATAGCATGTCTACCAAGAGAGAACTCACATAGACCccaggagaacatgcaaactccacacagaaaggtcccaGGTCGGGATTTGAAGCAATAACCTTCTTTCTTTGAGGTGACACTGCTAACCTATTTGTATAAAAGTACTGAAGTACGCCCAAGCCACACAAGTCAAGGCAAGTCAGGCAAATTATCTatataatattcaatattttttgtCCTTTGATCGTCGATTGGGCTCAAGAAAATGAATCTTGGACTGGGTTGAGGTGGAGCTACTGTTGGGGACTTTTCTTTATGACAATTCATTTGATTGCATATATTAAAGTGATTATATGTTGTGTATGTAACATCTTAatctgatagatagatagatagatagatagatagatagatagatagatagatagatagatagatagatagatagatagatagatagatagatagatagacttaTATGCACTTATACtttatacacttttttaaaaatttatttatatatatcccaagctgggaaattacagtaattacagtaattacagtctgcatacaggaAGCTATCAAATTACAATATACTCCACTTAAatgtataaagtagcataacatgtaaatataaagtaCCAAAGTACAGTGCATGTGACTCAAAagtgcagtacttgagtaaatgtactcagttaccACCATTCATTACATGTggcatcatatttttttttggtctttatgAAAACTATTTTACTCTCTTCTGATTTGGTGAACTcacagctgtgacacacacacacacacacacacacacacacacacacacacacgccctgaGGCTTAGAGACACGTTGTGTTTATACGCTGGAGACAGCAAAGCCGATTATGACCCGGGCCCGGAGGCAGAGCCAGCAGAGGTGAACCGGACATTTTATTGGTCACCGTCGTGTCGGGAAGTATTGAAACAACCAATTGAACAGCGCGTAGATTTAccactatctttttttttttttttttttttttttttgaccatcCGACCTCCAATATACCTGTCAACACAATGCACTTCTTCCATGAAGGTAATGAGTttgcacagtgttttatttttctttgagctaaaaaaaaaatgacggGACACTAATTATCTGTGGACAAAGACTCACcggtttatttttatgaacGAAAGAAGTTCAGCTTCAGTTTTGTCCTCTTTTGTTATCTgcaccagcagcagactgtgGGAATGACATTTGTTGCCACTAACAGGATGGAGTGTCTGATCCAGCGATGCCACAAAGAGGctgtcctctgctctgtctgtcgCTCGTTGCTGCTCGTGTTATGTCTGGTAAGAGAGCTGCTGTGATTATGtcatgggcttttttttttttttttttttttttaagttgaaaaCTTCCAGAAAGTCTAAAGCAATCCATCACAAGAAGGCTTTGATGTCAGAATATGACAAATTGttattaattgtattattttttttccccaacataTTTGTGTCGGATTTTCCTGCATCTCTTGTCTGGCTGGCTTGTGATGCTGTGCTGTGCAAAGAAGTAGGACAGATTATAAATTGGTCACTGCCTCCATGCCAAGGCCTATACTCATTTATCTGTGACAGACAGCGGCCCAAATAATAAGAGGATAAATACtgaatccaatccaatccaaacATGGCAATCCTCTCAGAGGGCAGCAGATAATTAAATTGAGTTATAACTGcctaaacatgaaataacatgaaacaGCCAAATGTCCAAAATAATGTCTGACACATACAACAGTCCACACATTACGCCTCTTTACAGCTCCTGTTCCTGTCCGTGTCCATGTATCCTGGGTTGTGGTCCGTTGGGGTCCAGCTTCGTTCAGCCTTAACGGGGAGCTACGTACCAGGACACCACTCTGTCCTTCTCGTTAACAGTCCCAATGAACAGACAGCCAAGGACATCGGCAGGTACAGTTGTGAATCATGCCAGGTTACATTTCCATACGCTCTGCATAACACAATGAAGTGAAAAGCAAAATTTGGAAACACgtggttttgtttgttaagTTATTAGGATCGGATATGTCGGGAAAGAAGATGGTGTACAGTTAAACTAAGAACTTATCAGCTTATCTTAGCACAAAGACCAAAAACTATACAAAGTATTCAGCCTCTAAAGCTCAATAACAAAAGAGATAAAACCTGTCAAAGAGCTCCCCGTATCCCCCATAGACAGTTTAAAAGATGGACGTTGTATCCTTGACATCACCCGTAGGTCTCTGAAGAGTCATTGTCCTGGCTTATCCAAAATTGGGTGGATCATAGGTGCAGCTAAGGAGGCCTGGGTGTTCAAACAACCCACCTGTGACAACACCCACCtttcaatcaaagcagccacactcaCTTATCATGCAAAACTTTCATGGACACCttttgaacatgtttgtttcttctgtgaTGTTGGGTGTTTTAAtataggggcttatggagattaacctggtctgtagccagcctcaagtggccattcagGTAACTacagttttggcacttccacgttTACGGCTTTACTtaacagccatggaggttgcccCTGACTCCAGTCAGAGCTACTAGCTCTAGATTCATATTTACCACACAAACATGTGAGCGGTATCAATCTACAGATATCAagcttctcatctaactctctgcaagacGGCAAATACGTCAACCTACCAAAACATGGATACAAAATCTAACTATTTCTATACTGCGGATCTGAAAATGAGTTTAAGTGACAgtttaaacaattaaaagtcAGTCAGCCGAGTGTACGTTTAACTTTTCTGTCAAGAGAAGAGATACAGTTTTGTCAACCGGCAGGGTGCTGTGTTTGCACTCTCATCTCCTTTGTTGGCATTTTAGCTGCATGTAAATGAGTTCTATTTACCACATGTCAGGACAGAAAGAAGCCAAAGTGCAGGTGCCAGATATGTAAATCACCTCCTTTAGAGACACAGGGTAAGGGGAAGCACAGCTGAGCTGGTAATAAACCATAATATTGAGCGAACGGCAGCAGAAAGCCGAATTTACCATCTTTTGCTGAATTTAGTGCGTTAATGTCCTTTTCCTGCTCTGCTTGAAGAGCGCCATAACAAAAGGGCTTATAGTTCCATGTTGTAATTGATAAACAGCGGGTGActtgctctgtgtttgtttttctttcttccctttccGTGTCTGCTTCCTCTGTTTCCATCCACGCTCCTGTCTCTTTTTCCAGGGCGATCATGGAGAGGCGGCTGGCAGCCAGTATTAACATTCTCTCCAGGACCTCTACAATGTAAATCATATTTGCCCCTCTACCTTGACACGGGTTGTAACCTCACTGAAGCACAACCACAAAGACTAGCTCAATTATAACGtccttcacacaaacacataaatatataatcacataggttctttttttctctatacTGCGCAACCGGTTGTCTAGGGAACCACAAGTTGAATGGGGCTgcatctgaatgtttttttcttatcgGTTTTCACATCACTTTAAAAGAGTAGGCAGTTAGCCTTCAAAGCAGTCATGTGTTTTATATGCATGGGTTAGCTTTCCTGTTAATGCATAACCACCACAAAAGGAACAAGGTTAGGAAAAACTCAGGGTGTAAAGGATGGAATGTAGCTGAAGAGAAAAGGCAGCGTTAAACCTGTTAACCAAACAGAGGTTTAGCCTAAAAATAGAGAATATGTTCAGGGGCGAGTGAGGGTGGTGGTGCTGGAGGTGGTAGGGGAGGTTTTTATGTGTGGGATTGCAGGTGTGTGATGAATATATTTCAGTTATAGCCAGGCTTATTTAGTCttcaacatttgttttgatatttcacGTAGCACATGCTtaaatgtgggttttttttttttttagtttgttgtgtttggctgTCTCTCAAAAATCCATGAAAAAGCACCGTGTTTAAAGCAAAGAGGCAGTTTTGCACTTGACACCATAAAAGCCTGTCAGGAGCAGTTTGACATCACTGTGAATCACTGTGGCCGTAATGAATGGTTAGAGAGCTTTGATTGCTGTGTTCTTtcagaaaatacagtttttcaGTGCAGCTTTTgaccaaatttaaaaaaggctcTGCATCCTACTGATACTCTACAGTCTctcactgtgctgttttttaatgtcttgtGTCGTCTGGTTCTTTAGGTACTACTGGAAAGGCGAAATCCAGGATGCAAGTGAGATTCTGATGGTAAGCTTTGTGAGAAAGCCCCGCTGTGATCCACATGTACTCGACAGGCATGTTGAAACGCAAAGCAGAAGTGTAAGATGAGATGTCACTGTTGTTGCAGCTGGTGAAAACAAAGACCTCCAGGATCCAGCAAGTCATAGATTATGTGAGGTGAGAGGATGCTTTATGTAATGCCTATTTTGTTgaaaattatgatttattttgggCACTTTGTGTGCTTCACATGTCCTTATTTCAGAGTTAAACAAATAGGCCCTCCATCGTGAtcaaacaatgacaataattttctcataaaaatcattttacaatATGTTAGTGTTGGTAAAAATAATTGGAGGAAGCAGAACAGGATTTAGTCATGTCAGCTTgagaatgatttttttaataaaacacccACATTCAAAAGTAAATATATCTCACTTTTGTTACGATTGTATATGAAAGTTTGAATTTTGATACAATAGACTTGCAGATGAACAGATGTACTGTTGTGTCTGTACTTCCACATTTAGGATGCCAGATGTAAGATCCCACATACTTGAAATAATCATTCCACTGCAGCACCATCAAATACCCATTACGTTAACTTAATCATCTACATTTCTTCTTATCTGGCCACTTATCATTGCAGCATCTATTGGACTTATTGGTTTTCTTGGCTGTTGAAATGACATCACAGACCTTAGATGATGAAGACAGGGATCCTTGCAATGTGATCTCTGTTGTGTTGTACAGTAAAGCTGCAAAAACTAGGAAGGAAAATCTGGGTTAAAAATAATTGGTATTTGTACGAACTCCTACGGTTTCTGCTTCCTGCTTTGCTACAGTTCACTTGCTCTCTGCTTGGCTCTTGTTTTTGCTACTTTCGCAGTTTTCTCTACTTGTCTCAAACTATAAAATCTCAACAGTAACTTAACCCAGTAACCAAAACAGTAAGTTACTGGACTACTGCGAGAAATGTTCCCTGGAATGCACTCTGCCTCTCTGTTCATAAGAATCGATGAAGTGCACAGACTGATAAATTGTTGCAGAAGATTGCCATACTCGAGAGGAGGCTATTTGAACCGAAGAAGTTGTCTGAACTCCACAACACTGTTTTCTGCCAGTGAGTTGGCTCATCAGAACTCAGAAAGATTTAAATGGACAGCGTTCTCTAAATCACTTCCAAGActcactgaaacaaaacaagtgaactCATGTGCTATGAATGGGATTTCTTTCCACTGGGATAACCTTGGTTCAAAATCTAAAGATGCAAGACTTTCCTCCTACAGAGGGAAAATTTATACATTCAGCTCAGCCAACTTCGAACCCAGACTTCTGACGGACAGCCAAAGGTGGGCATAAACACAGACCACAGTCACCCCTAACATTACAACTGAAAAACAGGTTTAGCTATTAATAAATCTCCATGAGACAGAGTTGAAGATGAAAAAGTGGAGGAAATGGGCAACTCCCATCTAAAGACAACTTAACCTGTAACTCTAGTTACAGTGGGAGACTGTGCTATGATAAATAAACAACCCAAAATTATGCCAGTGATATTTGCAGAGATAAGTCAGAGCTGCTAAAGCTGTATTTCATTGAACTGTTTACTATCTGGACACTCTGAAGTCCATTTTTAGTGGACCACTGCCAGTGGTCAACAGAGAGATCAACAGAGGTTCGGCAGACTCTTGTGACTGAATTCATGGCTC from Larimichthys crocea isolate SSNF chromosome IX, L_crocea_2.0, whole genome shotgun sequence includes the following:
- the zgc:63972 gene encoding protein CutA homolog isoform X2, encoding MECLIQRCHKEAVLCSVCRSLLLVLCLLLFLSVSMYPGLWSVGVQLRSALTGSYVPGHHSVLLVNSPNEQTAKDIGRAIMERRLAASINILSRTSTMYYWKGEIQDASEILMLVKTKTSRIQQVIDYVRSVHPYENPEVLSFPVEDGSLAYMKWMDEAIPDD
- the zgc:63972 gene encoding protein CutA homolog isoform X1, which produces MKQTVGMTFVATNRMECLIQRCHKEAVLCSVCRSLLLVLCLLLFLSVSMYPGLWSVGVQLRSALTGSYVPGHHSVLLVNSPNEQTAKDIGRAIMERRLAASINILSRTSTMYYWKGEIQDASEILMLVKTKTSRIQQVIDYVRSVHPYENPEVLSFPVEDGSLAYMKWMDEAIPDD